The Deltaproteobacteria bacterium region GGCTGGCGGGATTTCGCCACGCGGGATGAGGGAGGCTTCCTCGAGAGTACATTCGTCGCAGTAGCACACAGGACAGATGTTGCGGCAGCCGTAGCACTTGACGCAGCGGTCGAAGGTGTCGAACCATTCTTGCAGTTCTGCCAGGATGTCCACCCCGGTTGTGGCAGCTGCTTTGTCTCCTCCAAAAGGGAGTGCAGGTTCTCCAGCCACGGCAGCGTCCGGATACGGCTTCCAACAACCGTGTTTTTGGGCAAGTTCAGACGGACAGCAGAAACCCACCGGGATTACTCGGTCCCGGTGCAGTTTGCTGACTGCAAAGAGTTGCTGCAACCCCCTCTCGTCGCATCCTCTGACCAGCACGGCAAAGGTGTCGGTGGGGTATTTATGTGCAAGCTTCGTCAAGATCTTATCCAGGGGATAGCGACTGTCTCCTTGCTCCCGGTAGTCGGCTAGAGACAAACTATCAAGTTCTTCAGCCTTGGTGAAAAGATGGGGGCCTACGTGCGAGTCGTGTTCTCTCAAGGCAAGAAAGCCCTTGATTTTCCCCTCGGCAAACAGATTTGCTACATACTCTTTGATGGTGTCTTTCATCAGCTTTCCTTGATTAATCTGGTAATCTTGGGAATGGTTTCTCCAGTGTGCCCGAGTCTTCGGTCTTTTCTTTTCACTAGAAGAAAGGCGAGCCCGAAAAAAAGGGCTCCGCCCATGAAAGAGGACAGTTCCGAATCCATGTTTAGTTTTGGGGCTAGTTGTTGGCCTAAGGCGGCGCCAGTTATGAGGGCCAGGATGGGAAACATGTACACCAGAAAAGACAGTTTCACCAGAGACTGCTCTTGCAGAGTCAACAGTACCTGATCTCCTACCTTGGCATTGATTATATTGATGGCTTCAACTTCCATCTCTTTGCCGCCGCCGAGGACTTTGC contains the following coding sequences:
- a CDS encoding 4Fe-4S binding protein; its protein translation is MKDTIKEYVANLFAEGKIKGFLALREHDSHVGPHLFTKAEELDSLSLADYREQGDSRYPLDKILTKLAHKYPTDTFAVLVRGCDERGLQQLFAVSKLHRDRVIPVGFCCPSELAQKHGCWKPYPDAAVAGEPALPFGGDKAAATTGVDILAELQEWFDTFDRCVKCYGCRNICPVCYCDECTLEEASLIPRGEIPPANPNFLMTRAIHMVGRSLCIYCGLCEEVCPADIPLKSLYKLVAKVMGQEAETPEAKAATHALATEQTNKAIANE
- a CDS encoding SoxR reducing system RseC family protein; translated protein: MLNEEGTVKRTRGNRAWVVTKRSTMCESCSSHGACKVLGGGKEMEVEAINIINAKVGDQVLLTLQEQSLVKLSFLVYMFPILALITGAALGQQLAPKLNMDSELSSFMGGALFFGLAFLLVKRKDRRLGHTGETIPKITRLIKES